The genome window TTGCAGTTACATAGAAAGCACCAAATACACCTAATGAACCAAACACCTTTGATAAGCCAGATAATGAAAATCCAATTGGATACATTTCCTTTAGAGTCTGACTTGAAGTTTGAAAATTCTGAATATGGGTAGCCCAATATACTGATGTTCCACCTGGAACAACAACATTATCATAACAAATTGGTGCATATACAAAATGATGCAATCCAGTTGGTATTAAAATCTTTTGTAAGAATGCATAACACCAAACTCCTATATTTCCACTATTTATAAAAAATGTTTGTAAATGCCTAATAACATTTTGAACATGTGGCCAAATAAAGCAAGTTAATAATGCAACTGGTATCATAGCAAAGAAACAAATTGCAACTACAAGTGATGAACCTCTAAATAATCCAATAAAATCTGGTAGTTCTTTATCATAAAATCTATTATGAACATAAATCACAATTCCTGATATTAATAAAGCACCTATCATACCAGTATCTAATGTTTTAATACCAGCAATGCTTACGAGTCCACTTCCAGTGCTTATTTCAGCTGCAAAATCAACCCCAAAGCTTTTTCCCCAAAAACTTAACATAGAACCTACGAAATAATTGAAAGTCAAGTATGTTGCTAAAGCTTCCATGCAAGCTCTTGCTTGTTGCTTTTTTGCAAGTGCTATTGGTAAAGAAATAGCAAATAATAATGGCAGCTGATTAAATACCATCCAAGCTCCACTGGATATTACACCCCAAAATTGGTACCAAACATTTTCCGGTGTAGCAAGCGAACCCATAATTGACTGATTTTGAAATACAATTGAGAACCCAACCATTATACCAGCGAAAGCAAATAATAATGTTGGAGTAAACATTGCCCCTCCAAAACGTTGTATTTTCTTCATCATATAAATTACTCCCCCCTTATATTTTTATTTTATCCTTGGCCTTAGACATCTATTATTTTAACATGTTAATAAATATATACAATCTTTAGACTGTATTTGGAGATTATTCACAATCAAATAAGTTTTTGCACATTTTTATGTTCAAATTTTCATAAAAAAAAGAATGACTACAATTTGCAATCAATCCCTTCTGTAATCATTCTATGCCTTTTATAAATACTATATTTAATAAATAGTAACTCAATCAATATAAAATATAACATTGTTAGTTTATAACTAGGGTGCATTTGTAAAAATGAGATATTAGTAGCTGAAATATAAATTGATTCATCACTTAAATCAGTTAAGGTATTATTTTTAAACTCTGTAATTGAAATTATTTTAGTTCCTATTAATTTTAATCTTCTAGCAATATTAAGCGTATTCTCATTCTCGCCACTTAGGGATATAATAATCATGACATCGTTTTTACTAACAATATTGTAAAAAGAATCGTCAAATGTTCTTCCCTCAAAATCATATATTATTTCTTGACATGATAAAAACATTCTCTTTATCTGTTTTGCAACCACATTTTGAATATCACCTGAACCATAAGCGTATATTGTTCTTGATTCATAAAGAAGTTTACACAATGCATCATAATCTTTATTTTTTTGATCTTCAACATACTTAATTATTGAATTACACGCAATATCAAATGACTGATTTTCTATGACATGAACCTTTTCTGATTCCCAGCTTAATAATACTTTAAATTCACTGAAACCTTTTAAATCTAATTTTTTAACAAATCTTGTAATAGTTGCACGAGACACATTACATTTCATAGCAAGTTCATTTATTGACATCTTACTACAATGTTTTTTATTTGCAGTTATATATTTCCATATTAATAAATCTGTCTCATTCAATTTATTATAATTTAAAAAAATCATTTCTTCTAATCTCATAAACTATTACCTCCTCCAAGTAAAAACCGTCATAAGTATTATAACAATATTCAACATTAAATTACAGCATATTCTTATATTTCATATTCAACCCATAAAATTTATTATAAGAAATACTGGCTTAGTTGGTAGTTTTTTAAGTGTTACCCTTATCAATGACAGTTGAAAAAAGAATAGGCTAATTTAAAAAATGTATTTTTTGATTCTGTTCTTTTATCTAATAGTTGATATTTTCAAGTTCTAGTACCTTTTTTATACAATTATCATCTTTAAAATTTTTGGTTCTTTTACAATCTTTTACTTTAAATTCTGGAATGGTTTTAAATTTTTCATCGCAGATTCCGTTCTTATTTAAATACATACAACTTGCCATTCTAACTATCAGACCACTATTTTTTAGATTAAACAACACGGGGTCTATACAACCTCCATCTCCGCCAGTGGTTTCACCCACTAAAGTTGCCAATTTAATTTCTTTACAAAACATTGCAAACGACTCTGATGATGAATATACTTTTTTATCGATAAGTACGTATATATTCCCTTTAAATTTTAAATCATTTGTAGATTTTATAGCATAAGAAGTATCCTCAAAACTATTAAAGCCTTTTATAATTTCTTTAGGTGCATTTTCCTTTACATTTATTGGTAAATTTTCTATAGGATTTAATTTTATATTTCTTGCATTGGTATATTTTTTTACTATTTCGTTATTATTTCTATAAATTCTATAGCCATTTATTTTAACATCATTTTTTATGAGTTTAGATACAATTCCTTGCCAATACCTATCACTTCCACCTAAATTCCCTCTTACATCAATAATTAAGGCTTTATGTTTTTCTAAACTGTTAATATAATCTCCAACTACTTTTAAATCATTCTCTAAAGACTCCTTCTTTGCTGACATTGATGGTAAATACATATATCCAATCTTACCATTAACAGCATCCTTTAAAATTAATTCTTTTTTTACAAGAATCTCATTTGGCATTTTTATTTTAGGATTTATAGAGTCATATCTATCTACAACTTTTTTATCATTAAGAAAATCATACCAGTCATTATTAGAGTATGATTTCTTAAAAAGTTCATATCGTTTCTTATTATCTATTAATTCTGTATGTTTATTATTTAAATCAGATAATATAGATGACAATTCTTCTATAAATTCTTCATCATTTTCAGTACTTTTTATTCTTTTTGTATATTTATCCTTATTTTCTAACCAATCAATATTATTAAGCGTTTTATTTACATCTAGATATGGATATCCTGTTTTTATAACATTATATACATAATTAAAATCCTCTACCTTTTCCTCTTCAGATAACTGATTCTTTTGAGAGTAAGTAGAATTACCTAATAAGATTGTAAATGCTAAAATAATTACTAAAAATAATACTTTCTTTTTCATATAATTCCCATCAACTTTCAAATTCTATATTTTAATACATTGTATCATTATTTTATTATCACCTAAACAATTAAAAGAAATTCCTGAAGATATATTCCACGATTACTCTCTTTAAAAAATTTTTATTTGTATTTTCAAAATTATTTCATGAAAGTTATAAAATAACAATCATATTCAAAAATCTATTTTACTGCCATATCCTGAAAGTAAATTCTTATCAGTGATATGCTAAAAAAGATATGCTAAAAAACTTATCCATTATAATGGCTTAAATCGGGATACTTTACTGATTTTTTGGTTCTTAGTTGAGAAAGATATTTATAACTAAAAATATTGATAACTATAGAAATGATTATTTTTGATGGAAATTTTAAGGATATAAACTAATTGCACTTAAGTCTATATCCTTAATTTATCATGATTATGAGAATTTTTACAAACACTTATCTTTTTCTGTTTTAGAATAAAAACAAGAACATATCCTGTTATTTTATTCAAACATCCAAGTTTAATTACTACACAATTACTTATTAGAAATTGTATCTACTTCATATATATATCTGTTAAGTATAGCTTCTAACATTTCTTGTCTTCCAGACTTATTCTTTATAACTGGCATTTTCAGTGCATAAGATTCTAACTCTTTAAATCCAACCTTACCATCTACTATATCTTTACCTATACCCTCACTAAAGCTTGCATATCTTTCTTTAGTAAAGTTTTCAAATACCTCATCTTCTAATAATTTATGAGCTATTAATAATCCTTTTGCAAATGTATCCATCCCTGCAATATAAGCTAGGAATAAGTCTTCTACCTCAAAAGATGCTCTTCTTACTTTAGAGTCAAAATTAAATCCTCCCGGAGCTATTCCACCTTGCTTTAACACTTCATACATTGCAAGTGTTGCATCATATATATTTGTTGGGAATTGGTCTGTATCCCATCCTAATAATAGGTCTCCTTGATTTGCATCTATACTCCCTAAAACATTGTTTATTCTAGCTATATTTAATTCATGTTGGAAAGTATGACCTGCAAGTGTTGCATGGTTTGCTTCTATATTCATTTTGAAGTATTTATCTAGATTATACTTTCTTAAAAATCCTAAAACAGTAGCAGTATCAAAATCATATTGGTGTTTAGTAGGCTCTTTTGGTTTAGGCTCTATTAAGAATTGTCCGGTAAATCCTATTTCCTTAGCATAATCTACAGCCATTTGTAAGAATCTTGCAAAGTTATCCATTTCAAGTTCTGTATTAGTGTTAAGTAAAGTTTCATAACCTTCTCTTCCACCCCAGAATACAAAGTTTTCTCCTCCTAAATACTTAGTTACTTCCATAGCTTTCTTAACTTGAGCTGCTGCATATGCATAAACATCTGCATTACATGTTGTAGATGCACCATGAACAAATCTTGGATTTCCAAACATATTAGCAGTTCCCCATAATAATTTTATTCCTGTTTCTCCCATTTTAACTTTTATGTACTCAACTATTTCATCTAGTATCTTATTTGTTTCTTCTAAATCTCTTCCTTCTGGAGCTATATCTCTGTCGTGAAAACAGAAATACTCAATTCCCATTTTAGACATAAATTCAAATCCTGCGTCAACTTTAATCTTTGCTATTTCAATTGGGTCTGTCATATTGTTCCAAGGTCTCTCTACTGTGCCTACTCCAAATGGGTCATTACCCTCTCCACATAAAGTATGCCAATAACTCATTGCAAATCTTAAATGTTCTTTCATAGTCTTATTACCTACTACTTGTTCAGGATTGTAGTATCTAAATGCTAACTCATTGTTAGATTTTACTCCTTCAAATTTTATCTGTCCTATTCCTTTAAATATTTCACTCATTTTATATCCTCCCAATATTTTATAAATATAATCTACATAATATGTTTTCTTAATTTAAAACTATTTTCTATCGTTATTTTTATTTTCATTTTTAAGCTATTTTAGTTATTTATTTTTACAATTAACTACTTCATCTAATGACTTAAAATCATCTCTCAAAGATTTGTATATTTTTTTATACAACCTGTGATATCTCTTGTATGTATCTACATTTTCACTTATTGGCTCTAATTTAGTTGAAGTTTTTATTATAATATCACAAGCTTTTTGTATATTTTCGTATATTCCAGCTCCTACTAATGCAAGAATTGCAACTCCAAGTGCTGGTCCTTCACTTGAATTTATAGTATATACAGCTTGGTCAAACATATCTGCTTGCATCTGTCTCCATACTTTACTTTTACCACCTCCACCTGAGGCTCTTACTTCATTAACTTCTATATTAAGGTTTTCTATTATATCCATACAGTCTTTAAGACTATACGAAACACCTTCCATTATTGACCTTGCCATTTCTTTTTTAGAATGGATTGGAGATAACCCAAAAAATACACCTCTTGCATAAGGATCAAGATGAGGAGTTCTCTCTCCCATCATATATGGTAAGTAAAGTAGTCCATTGCATCCTGTTGGTACTTGGCTTACTTGACTATTTATAATCTCATATACATCTTTACCTAAAGAATTTGAAACTTCCACTTCACTTTGACAAAAATTGTCTTTAAACCATTTTAATGACAATCCAGCCCCTTGAGTAACACCCATAACATGCCATGTATTTGGTATTGCATGACAGAAAGTATGAACTCTACCCTCTTTATCAATTTTTGGCTCTTTTGTATATGCAAATACTACACCTGATGTACCAATAGTAGATGAGACTACTCCATCTTTAACGATTCCATTTCCTATAGCTCCTGCTGCTTGATCTCCAGCTCCACCTACCACTATTGTTCCTTCTTTAAGCCCTGTTAAATTTGCCACCTCTCTAGTTACATATCCTGTAATTTCTTGAGATTCATAAACCTTACCTAAAAGATTTCTATCTATATTTAGCTTTTCTAGTACTTCGTCACTCCAATTTCTTTTTCTTATATCAAGCAACTGCATACCACTTGCATCTGATACTTCTGTAGCATATTCTCCTGTTAATTTGTATCTTATATAATCTTTTGGAAGAAGTATTTTATTAGTATTCTTATAAATATCAGGTTCATTATTTCTAACCCATAGTATCTTTGATGCTGTAAATCCTGTAAGTGCTGGATTGGCAGTTATTTCAATCAGTCTTTCTTTACCTACTAAATCAGTTATCTCTTCACACTCTTTTACTGTACGTTGGTCACACCATATTATAGAGTTTCTTAGAGTATTACCTTCTTTATCTAGCATAACTAGACCATGCATCTGCCCTGATAATCCAATTCCTTTTATACATTCACTACTTATCTTTGAACTTTGAACCACATGCCTTATAGATTCGACTACAGCTTCCCACCAATCATTTGCATCCTGTTCTGCCCAACCTGTTTTCTCTTGTATAAGAGGATATTCATATGTACAACTTTCTATAGTATTTCCTAGCTTATCAAATAAAACTGTTTTAGTACCTGATGTACCAATATCCACACCTAATACATACTCCAACTTCATCCCTCCTTGAGACACCACTTCATAATTATCGTTTTCCTACCCTATTTTTTTTATATTTTACTTGCTTTATTTTTGTTAGTATATTAAACTAACTTATGAACTAATAATAAAATATTTAATTATCTTTGTCAATGCAAAATAGCCTTTTATTTTTGTCTAAAAAGTATTACAATATTATTTTAAGGAGGAATATCAAATTGGTTACTGATAAATACACTATTCGAGAAATGAATGAAAGATTGGTACTTGAACAAATTATAAAAAATGCTCCTATTTCTAGAGCAAGTATAGCCTCTACTATAGGATTAAATAAAGCAACTATATCTGCTATTACCAAAAAACTTATTGATGAATCTCTAGTTCATGAAATAGGAATTGGAAATAGTACTCATAGTGGCGGAAGAAAACCCATATTATTAGTATTTAATAAATGTGCAGGGATTTCTTTAAGTATGGATATTGGATATGACTATATATTCTCTTCTCTATCTTACTTAGATGGAACTATCATAAATTCTAAGAAATTAACAGATATACAAGTAAATAAAGATAACGTTATACAATTAATAGATGAAATTATAAATAGCTATAACATATCCAAAATAGACACTCCTTATAAGTTAATAGGGCTTACTTTAGCTATACATGGGATTACTTGTAAAAATAAAATATTGTTTACTCCATATTACAATCTTAATGAGATTGACTTACATAGTATCCTTAGTAAAAAGTACGACTTCCCTATTCATATAGAAAACGAAGCAAACTTAACAGCTTTAGCTGAGAGTACTTTCTCAACTGTACATAACTCACTACTTAGCCTGAGTATTCATAGGGGATTTGGTTCAGGAATTATAATAAATAATGAATTATATAATGGCAGAAATGGCATGAGTGGAGAAATTGGTCATACTATTATCATGCCTAATGGTAAACTATGTCCTTGTGGAAACCGTGGCTGTTTAGAACAGTATTGTTCAGAGAAAAAAGTATTTGAAAAACTTTCTTCTTTAGAAAATATTCCTAAGATAGACTCTAATGTGCTAAGGCAATTATACTATGAAGATAACCAGAATACTAAAAAAGTTGTCCATGAGTTTTGTAGTTATTTATCAATAGCTATAAATAATGCTATTGCAACTTATGCTCCTGAGATAATATATTTAAATAGTCAAATAATAAGAGATATACCTGAGATATTGCAAATTACAAAAGATATGTTAGTTAGCTCTTTTAACAAAGGCATAAATATAGAAATTTCATCATTAGGGTCTGAGGCATCTCTATATGGTGGTTCTGCTGTAAATATCAAGAGCTTTTTGAATATACAAAATTTAACTTTGATGAATTAAATGTAAGGGTTATGACTATATACATGCATAACCCTTTAAATTATATATTCTAAAATTAAATCTATTATATAGTTTACACAAGATTAGCTATATCTTTTTAAGAAGTTGTATATTAATTAAATATTAATATAAGTATTTTATTTTAAATATCAATATAATCTTCCTACTCATCATCAGATAATAAACTTGTAGTTGGTTCAACTATAGAAATATTCTCTTTACCTATCTTCTCTAATTTTACTGCCAATTCTTTTGTGTCTAAAAAAGCTGATTCAATAACCATACCTAAATTTAACCCTGAAATAATTTTAATTCTACTATCATTATTGGCTACTAATAAAGCAGCATTACAAGGAGTTCCACCTAGTAAATCCACCATTATAATTATTTCTGAACTTTCCTTATATACTTCTAAAGCTTTTTTTAGTTTTTCTATTGTCCCTTCAATTCCATCATCTTGCTTCATATTTACAGTAGGATAATCTATAGAATTTCCTATTATCATTTTTGCGGAATTTAAGACTTCTTTAGCCATGTTGCCATGACTCATCAAAATAATACTATTCACTTTAATACACCTCTCTAAATCTATAAAATATCTACAAGATAAGTTTTCTTATCATCTGGTGTCATTATAGTTGTAATTTCAATTCCTTCATCTAAAAGTCTTTTAAATGCTTCTTTCTCTTCTTCAGTAACACTGATATTAGGTTTTAGTACTGTTGTGTCTTTTCTACTTGACATATTTCCTACATTTATATTATGTATTTTTAATCCTGCCCCCACAAATGGAATAAGGTCAACAGGAGACTTGACAATTAATAATACATTTTGTCCTTCATACTTCCCAGCAGTAATATTTTTTATAGCAGTTTCTTCTGTAATTATAGATGATGCTATTCCTGCAGGTGTAGCCATTCTTAAAACTTGTTTTTGAACAGAATTGTTAGCTACTGCATCATTTACTACCATTAATCTTGTTACACCTAACTTATTACTCCACATAGTTGCAACTTGACCATGGATTAAACGGTCATCTATACGAATATTTTTAATACCTTTCATTTCCATATCTAATACCACCCTTTCCTTATTTTAAAATACCTAACGCATATAAAATTATTGAAACAACCATCACACCTAAAATTAAGTATATAGGTTTTATGTTCTTTTTAAGAGCCAAGTAAACAATTACAACTAAAATTGCAGGAACTAAACCAGGCATAATTTGGTCTAATATTTCTTGACCTTTCATTGTAAAGTCACCTTGTTGAAAGTTCAAAGCGACATTAGCTTTTACTACTGAAGGTATTAATGCACCTACCACCATTAAGCCTAAAATAGATGTACTTTCAGTTAAAATCTTCAAACTTTTTTCGATTGAAGATATTAGCTTAGTACCTGATGTATAACCAGCATTAAATAATGGTATACTTAATAATTTCAATGCTACACTCACTATAATCCACAGTAAGATTCCAAACGGACTTCCGTCTATTGCCATATTAGCTGCTATAGCTCCAAAAATTGTCCACGGAATAACGACAAATAAACTATCTCCTAAACCTGCTACTGGTCCCATCAAGCCTGTTTTAATTGAAGCAACAGCCTCTTCAGTCCCTTCACTTGATAACTCCTCCATTGCTACATTAATACCCAAAATATAAGGTGCAACCCATGGATTAGTATTAAAAAACTGTAGATGATTTAATACAGCGTTTTGCAACTTTTCTGGATTATCTTTGTATACTACTTTTAAAAATGGTAGTACTGCATAACAGTATGCTAAAGCCTGCATCTTCTCATAGTTTGAAGAAACAGAACTAGTAAAAAACCAACGCCATAAAACACTTTTTTTAACTTTTTCATTTGATTTATTTAATGATACCTTATCACTCATCTTCGTCCATACCTCCTACTACAGTATAATGTTGTGCTTGATTTTCCAAATTCTTCTTGTAAATTATAAGTGCAATTGCTCCTCCAATTAAAGCTACACCTAATAATGGTACTTTCATGTATACTGCTAAAACAAAGCCAATTACTAAGTAACTAAAATACTCCTTAGCAGGAAGGTATCTAAGTAATAATCCTATTCCTACTGCTGGAAGTAATCCTCCAGCTACTGTCAAACCACCTGTTAACCATTCAGGTGTATATTTTAAAATAGTATTAATTAAAGAAGGTCCAAATATTACAGATAGAGCAACTGGAATACCTGTCGTAGCTGCTGTTAATAATACTCCTAACATTTGCATATATGTTATATTTTTATAATTTCCTTTTTTAGCTCCATCTTCTGCTTTATGAACTAGCCATATACCAATAGTATTTCTAAGAACATCTAACTGTACCATCAATAAAGCAACTGGAATACCTATAGATATTCCTACAGATGCTTCTTGCTTAGTCGTAATAGTTATAAATGTGGCTACTATACTGGCTGTCTGATAATCAGGTATTGATGCTCCACCAAAGTTACTAATACCCAATGATAATAGTTGCAATGTACCTCCAATATATAACCCTGTGTTTATATCTCCTAAGATAAGACCAGTAATAAAACCTGCTGTTACTGGTTGATATGTTCCAAACATTGTTGAATTTTTTTCATAGTTTATAAAAAATCCATATAGTACGATTAATAATAATTGCCATAATTGTGTCTCCATTATGCTTTCACCTCACTCAAAATATTTTTCAGTCCTTCAAAGTTATAATTACAATCTTGTTTTAAGAAAATAGGAATTTCTTCAAGTGGGCATTCAATTTCATAAGTTGTCCCACCTTCATAACTAACCCCACTAAATATATTTTCCCATGTATGTCCTTTTGGTAAATATACTTCTCTACTTCTATCTTTATAATTCATTATTGG of Clostridioides sp. ES-S-0054-01 contains these proteins:
- a CDS encoding PTS transporter subunit EIIC produces the protein MMKKIQRFGGAMFTPTLLFAFAGIMVGFSIVFQNQSIMGSLATPENVWYQFWGVISSGAWMVFNQLPLLFAISLPIALAKKQQARACMEALATYLTFNYFVGSMLSFWGKSFGVDFAAEISTGSGLVSIAGIKTLDTGMIGALLISGIVIYVHNRFYDKELPDFIGLFRGSSLVVAICFFAMIPVALLTCFIWPHVQNVIRHLQTFFINSGNIGVWCYAFLQKILIPTGLHHFVYAPICYDNVVVPGGTSVYWATHIQNFQTSSQTLKEMYPIGFSLSGLSKVFGSLGVFGAFYVTAKPEKKKKVLGLMIPATLTAVLTGITEPLEFTFLFVAPLLFLVHAFLDACLQTISFALGVVGDFGGGIINWVVLNWLPLGMYHWKVYIIQVVIGIIFSFIWFFVFTFLIKKFDMKTPGREEDTEETKLYTKNEYLETKDEKGNKLSKASQQAAEYIKLVGGATNIVDVTNCATRLRLTLKDDSIISKEEEFKAVGAHGLVHNGKAIQIIIGLSVPSVREEFENLL
- a CDS encoding MurR/RpiR family transcriptional regulator → MRLEEMIFLNYNKLNETDLLIWKYITANKKHCSKMSINELAMKCNVSRATITRFVKKLDLKGFSEFKVLLSWESEKVHVIENQSFDIACNSIIKYVEDQKNKDYDALCKLLYESRTIYAYGSGDIQNVVAKQIKRMFLSCQEIIYDFEGRTFDDSFYNIVSKNDVMIIISLSGENENTLNIARRLKLIGTKIISITEFKNNTLTDLSDESIYISATNISFLQMHPSYKLTMLYFILIELLFIKYSIYKRHRMITEGIDCKL
- a CDS encoding peptidase S41, whose product is MKKKVLFLVIILAFTILLGNSTYSQKNQLSEEEKVEDFNYVYNVIKTGYPYLDVNKTLNNIDWLENKDKYTKRIKSTENDEEFIEELSSILSDLNNKHTELIDNKKRYELFKKSYSNNDWYDFLNDKKVVDRYDSINPKIKMPNEILVKKELILKDAVNGKIGYMYLPSMSAKKESLENDLKVVGDYINSLEKHKALIIDVRGNLGGSDRYWQGIVSKLIKNDVKINGYRIYRNNNEIVKKYTNARNIKLNPIENLPINVKENAPKEIIKGFNSFEDTSYAIKSTNDLKFKGNIYVLIDKKVYSSSESFAMFCKEIKLATLVGETTGGDGGCIDPVLFNLKNSGLIVRMASCMYLNKNGICDEKFKTIPEFKVKDCKRTKNFKDDNCIKKVLELENINY
- the xylA gene encoding xylose isomerase, with product MSEIFKGIGQIKFEGVKSNNELAFRYYNPEQVVGNKTMKEHLRFAMSYWHTLCGEGNDPFGVGTVERPWNNMTDPIEIAKIKVDAGFEFMSKMGIEYFCFHDRDIAPEGRDLEETNKILDEIVEYIKVKMGETGIKLLWGTANMFGNPRFVHGASTTCNADVYAYAAAQVKKAMEVTKYLGGENFVFWGGREGYETLLNTNTELEMDNFARFLQMAVDYAKEIGFTGQFLIEPKPKEPTKHQYDFDTATVLGFLRKYNLDKYFKMNIEANHATLAGHTFQHELNIARINNVLGSIDANQGDLLLGWDTDQFPTNIYDATLAMYEVLKQGGIAPGGFNFDSKVRRASFEVEDLFLAYIAGMDTFAKGLLIAHKLLEDEVFENFTKERYASFSEGIGKDIVDGKVGFKELESYALKMPVIKNKSGRQEMLEAILNRYIYEVDTISNK
- the xylB gene encoding xylulokinase — its product is MKLEYVLGVDIGTSGTKTVLFDKLGNTIESCTYEYPLIQEKTGWAEQDANDWWEAVVESIRHVVQSSKISSECIKGIGLSGQMHGLVMLDKEGNTLRNSIIWCDQRTVKECEEITDLVGKERLIEITANPALTGFTASKILWVRNNEPDIYKNTNKILLPKDYIRYKLTGEYATEVSDASGMQLLDIRKRNWSDEVLEKLNIDRNLLGKVYESQEITGYVTREVANLTGLKEGTIVVGGAGDQAAGAIGNGIVKDGVVSSTIGTSGVVFAYTKEPKIDKEGRVHTFCHAIPNTWHVMGVTQGAGLSLKWFKDNFCQSEVEVSNSLGKDVYEIINSQVSQVPTGCNGLLYLPYMMGERTPHLDPYARGVFFGLSPIHSKKEMARSIMEGVSYSLKDCMDIIENLNIEVNEVRASGGGGKSKVWRQMQADMFDQAVYTINSSEGPALGVAILALVGAGIYENIQKACDIIIKTSTKLEPISENVDTYKRYHRLYKKIYKSLRDDFKSLDEVVNCKNK
- a CDS encoding ROK family transcriptional regulator, translated to MVTDKYTIREMNERLVLEQIIKNAPISRASIASTIGLNKATISAITKKLIDESLVHEIGIGNSTHSGGRKPILLVFNKCAGISLSMDIGYDYIFSSLSYLDGTIINSKKLTDIQVNKDNVIQLIDEIINSYNISKIDTPYKLIGLTLAIHGITCKNKILFTPYYNLNEIDLHSILSKKYDFPIHIENEANLTALAESTFSTVHNSLLSLSIHRGFGSGIIINNELYNGRNGMSGEIGHTIIMPNGKLCPCGNRGCLEQYCSEKKVFEKLSSLENIPKIDSNVLRQLYYEDNQNTKKVVHEFCSYLSIAINNAIATYAPEIIYLNSQIIRDIPEILQITKDMLVSSFNKGINIEISSLGSEASLYGGSAVNIKSFLNIQNLTLMN
- a CDS encoding PTS sugar transporter subunit IIA, coding for MSHGNMAKEVLNSAKMIIGNSIDYPTVNMKQDDGIEGTIEKLKKALEVYKESSEIIIMVDLLGGTPCNAALLVANNDSRIKIISGLNLGMVIESAFLDTKELAVKLEKIGKENISIVEPTTSLLSDDE
- a CDS encoding PTS sugar transporter subunit IIB, producing MEMKGIKNIRIDDRLIHGQVATMWSNKLGVTRLMVVNDAVANNSVQKQVLRMATPAGIASSIITEETAIKNITAGKYEGQNVLLIVKSPVDLIPFVGAGLKIHNINVGNMSSRKDTTVLKPNISVTEEEKEAFKRLLDEGIEITTIMTPDDKKTYLVDIL
- a CDS encoding PTS system mannose/fructose/sorbose family transporter subunit IID, which produces MSDKVSLNKSNEKVKKSVLWRWFFTSSVSSNYEKMQALAYCYAVLPFLKVVYKDNPEKLQNAVLNHLQFFNTNPWVAPYILGINVAMEELSSEGTEEAVASIKTGLMGPVAGLGDSLFVVIPWTIFGAIAANMAIDGSPFGILLWIIVSVALKLLSIPLFNAGYTSGTKLISSIEKSLKILTESTSILGLMVVGALIPSVVKANVALNFQQGDFTMKGQEILDQIMPGLVPAILVVIVYLALKKNIKPIYLILGVMVVSIILYALGILK
- a CDS encoding PTS sugar transporter subunit IIC gives rise to the protein METQLWQLLLIVLYGFFINYEKNSTMFGTYQPVTAGFITGLILGDINTGLYIGGTLQLLSLGISNFGGASIPDYQTASIVATFITITTKQEASVGISIGIPVALLMVQLDVLRNTIGIWLVHKAEDGAKKGNYKNITYMQMLGVLLTAATTGIPVALSVIFGPSLINTILKYTPEWLTGGLTVAGGLLPAVGIGLLLRYLPAKEYFSYLVIGFVLAVYMKVPLLGVALIGGAIALIIYKKNLENQAQHYTVVGGMDEDE